A single region of the Desulfovibrio sp. ZJ209 genome encodes:
- a CDS encoding adenylate kinase — protein MNILIFGPNGSGKGTQGELLKQKYDLAHIESGAIFREHIGGGTELGKKAKAYIDRGDLVPDDITIPMVLETLRTKGGKGWLLDGFPRNMVQARKLWEALQKEGMPLDYVVEIQLPRETAKKRIMGRRLCKNNNNHPNNIYIEAIKPNGDKCRVCGGELGLRNDDQDEAAINKRHDIYYDTKDGTLAAAYFYRDLAGDGKTRYIVLDGEGSIDAIREALLAQLD, from the coding sequence GTGAACATTCTCATTTTCGGCCCCAACGGCAGCGGCAAGGGCACCCAGGGCGAACTGCTCAAGCAGAAGTATGACCTGGCGCACATCGAGTCCGGCGCCATCTTCCGCGAACATATCGGTGGCGGCACCGAGCTCGGCAAGAAGGCCAAGGCCTATATCGACCGCGGCGACCTCGTGCCCGACGACATCACCATTCCCATGGTGCTCGAGACCCTGCGCACCAAGGGCGGCAAGGGCTGGCTCCTCGACGGCTTCCCGCGCAACATGGTGCAGGCGCGGAAGCTCTGGGAGGCCCTCCAGAAGGAAGGCATGCCCCTCGACTACGTGGTGGAGATCCAGCTGCCGCGCGAGACCGCGAAAAAGCGCATCATGGGGCGCCGGCTCTGCAAGAACAACAACAATCACCCCAACAACATCTATATCGAGGCCATCAAGCCCAATGGCGACAAGTGCCGCGTGTGCGGCGGCGAGCTTGGGCTGCGCAATGACGACCAGGACGAGGCCGCCATCAACAAGCGCCACGACATTTATTACGACACCAAGGACGGCACCCTGGCCGCAGCCTACTTCTACCGCGACCTCGCGGGCGACGGCAAGACCAGGTACATCGTGCTGGACGGCGAGGGCAGCATCGACGCCATCCGCGAAGCGCTGCTCGCGCAGCTGGATTAA
- the galE gene encoding UDP-glucose 4-epimerase GalE, translating to MAVLVCGGAGYIGSHNVRALLAAGREVVVADNFLTGHREAVAPGASLHEIDIRDADALDAVFAAHRIDAVLHFAASSLVGESMERPLDYFNNNVLGMQRLLEAMQRHVVRRIVFSSSAAVYGEPDAVPIPEDAPLSPTNPYGESKRIMERIMHWAALAHGMRFVSLRYFNVGGAWPGGAIGEDHRPESHLIPLILQVPLGRRPHISIFGTDYPTPDGTCVRDYIDVMDLADAHLRALEHLERGGGSLVCNLGNGKGFSVREMVEAARRVTGHAIPVVEGPRRAGDPARLVASAELAGRALGWRPTLDIEAIIASAWEWHRKHPQGYGA from the coding sequence ATGGCCGTACTCGTCTGCGGGGGCGCGGGCTATATCGGCTCGCACAATGTCCGCGCGCTGCTCGCGGCCGGGCGCGAGGTGGTGGTGGCCGACAACTTCCTCACCGGCCACCGCGAGGCCGTGGCGCCCGGGGCATCTCTCCATGAGATAGACATCCGCGACGCGGACGCCTTGGATGCGGTCTTCGCCGCCCATCGCATAGATGCGGTGCTCCATTTTGCCGCCAGCTCCCTTGTGGGCGAGAGCATGGAGCGGCCGCTCGACTATTTCAACAACAATGTCCTCGGCATGCAGCGCCTGTTGGAGGCCATGCAGCGGCACGTGGTCCGGCGCATCGTTTTTTCCTCTTCCGCCGCGGTCTACGGCGAGCCGGACGCCGTGCCCATCCCCGAGGATGCGCCGCTTTCCCCCACCAACCCCTATGGCGAGAGCAAGCGCATCATGGAGCGCATCATGCACTGGGCGGCGCTGGCCCACGGCATGCGCTTCGTGAGCCTGAGGTATTTCAACGTGGGCGGCGCGTGGCCCGGCGGCGCCATCGGCGAGGACCACCGGCCCGAAAGCCACCTCATCCCGCTCATCCTTCAGGTGCCGCTCGGCCGGCGCCCGCATATCTCCATCTTCGGCACGGATTACCCCACGCCCGACGGCACCTGCGTGCGCGATTACATCGATGTCATGGACCTGGCGGACGCGCACCTGCGCGCCCTCGAGCACCTTGAGCGCGGCGGCGGGAGCCTGGTATGCAACCTCGGCAACGGCAAGGGCTTTTCCGTGCGCGAGATGGTCGAGGCCGCGCGCCGCGTCACCGGGCACGCCATCCCCGTGGTCGAAGGGCCGCGCCGCGCCGGCGACCCGGCCCGGCTCGTGGCGTCGGCGGAGCTCGCCGGGCGCGCTCTGGGCTGGCGCCCCACGCTGGACATCGAGGCCATCATCGCCTCCGCCTGGGAGTGGCACAGAAAGCATCCGCAGGGCTATGGAGCTTGA